Proteins encoded together in one Rhizobacter sp. J219 window:
- a CDS encoding response regulator transcription factor: MKLLLIEDQLEIQTTLERAFKRQHIHVTICGDGARALDRWQASVPDVVVLDLTLPGLDGLEVLAQARKAGLKTPVLVLTARGTIGDRILGLDTGADDYLPKPFDLDELEARVRALARRAGTPSSSAASPAEGAPPFHGLSCDDASAAVYFRGAPLDLTPRESALLRALLARPGHAVSKERLFEVVFAGEPDVQYGAIEVIVYRLRKRLVDTGMQVVNLRGLGYLLKPVP; encoded by the coding sequence ATGAAGCTGCTTCTCATCGAAGACCAACTCGAGATCCAGACCACGCTCGAACGTGCGTTCAAGCGTCAGCACATCCACGTCACGATCTGCGGCGACGGTGCTCGCGCACTCGACCGCTGGCAGGCGAGCGTGCCCGACGTGGTGGTGCTCGACCTCACGCTGCCGGGCCTCGACGGGCTGGAGGTGCTCGCGCAAGCGCGCAAGGCCGGGCTCAAGACGCCCGTGCTGGTGCTCACCGCACGCGGCACGATCGGCGACCGCATCCTCGGCCTCGATACCGGCGCCGACGACTACCTGCCCAAGCCCTTCGACCTCGACGAACTCGAAGCCCGTGTGCGCGCCCTCGCCCGCCGCGCCGGCACGCCTTCCTCGTCTGCGGCCTCGCCGGCCGAAGGCGCGCCGCCCTTCCACGGCCTGAGCTGCGACGACGCGAGCGCCGCGGTCTACTTCCGCGGCGCGCCGCTCGACCTCACGCCGCGTGAGTCGGCGCTGCTGCGTGCCCTGCTGGCTCGCCCCGGCCACGCCGTCTCGAAGGAGCGGCTGTTCGAAGTGGTGTTCGCAGGCGAGCCCGACGTGCAATACGGCGCCATCGAAGTCATCGTCTACCGCCTGCGCAAGCGGCTGGTCGACACCGGCATGCAGGTCGTCAACCTGCGAGGGCTCGGCTACCTGCTCAAACCCGTGCCATGA
- a CDS encoding sensor histidine kinase — MKKLSLRMQLLIGILLPLVALIAVNTVSLYLQASGSAHMAYDRTLLASAKLIGEFLSVDGSGAEARLQADVPYAALEAFEADQRSRMVYKVSGFSSELVSGFDELKTWQGPLPDGTPYNALVHFYDDTFRGEAVRVAVLLQPVSSTTALGMATIQVAETLELREALARRILLSTLWRQLVLVGIIALVVVIVVERATKPIRRVSSDIVRRTENDLTPIAAHDATPELLPLLDATNQMMGRMQHLLDHQKRFVRDTSHQLRTPLAVLKVQVQSALRGDVEPVQALREINQTVERATVLANQMLAIAKAEQLRLQDPRDAPVVDWSEIVRAVALDLSALIGERHLDFEIETQPAPIRSHEWALRELTRNLLHNAAKYTPAEGVLRVRLHADGRHAALVISDSGPGISPELRTKLFQPFAAGSVNGGSGLGLAICREIVDVLGGSIALENRYAAGRIVGLDTTVRLALHENPPPA, encoded by the coding sequence ATGAAGAAGCTCTCGCTGCGCATGCAGCTGTTGATCGGCATCCTGCTGCCGCTCGTGGCGCTGATTGCGGTGAACACCGTGAGCCTGTACCTGCAGGCCTCCGGTTCGGCCCACATGGCCTACGACCGCACGCTGCTCGCGTCGGCCAAGCTGATCGGCGAATTCCTCTCGGTCGACGGCAGTGGCGCCGAGGCCCGGCTCCAGGCCGACGTGCCCTACGCCGCGCTCGAAGCCTTCGAGGCCGACCAGCGCAGCCGCATGGTCTACAAGGTCAGCGGCTTCTCGTCGGAACTGGTCTCGGGCTTCGACGAGCTGAAGACCTGGCAGGGCCCGCTGCCCGACGGCACGCCGTACAACGCGCTGGTGCATTTCTACGACGACACCTTCCGCGGCGAGGCGGTGCGGGTGGCGGTGCTGCTGCAGCCCGTGTCGTCGACGACGGCGCTGGGCATGGCCACCATCCAGGTCGCCGAGACACTCGAGCTGCGCGAGGCGCTGGCGCGGCGCATCCTGCTGTCCACGCTGTGGCGGCAGCTGGTGCTGGTCGGCATCATCGCGCTCGTGGTGGTGATCGTCGTCGAGCGGGCGACGAAGCCGATCCGCCGCGTCAGCTCAGACATCGTGCGCCGCACGGAGAACGACCTCACGCCGATCGCCGCGCACGACGCCACGCCCGAGCTGCTCCCGCTGCTCGACGCGACCAACCAGATGATGGGCCGCATGCAGCACCTGCTCGACCACCAGAAGCGCTTCGTGCGAGACACCTCGCACCAGCTGCGCACGCCGCTCGCGGTGCTCAAGGTGCAGGTGCAGTCGGCGCTGCGCGGCGACGTGGAGCCGGTGCAGGCGCTGCGCGAGATCAACCAGACGGTGGAGCGCGCCACCGTGCTCGCCAACCAGATGCTCGCCATAGCCAAGGCCGAGCAGCTGCGGCTGCAGGACCCGCGCGACGCCCCGGTGGTCGACTGGTCGGAGATCGTGCGTGCGGTCGCGCTTGACCTGTCGGCGCTCATCGGCGAGCGCCACCTCGATTTCGAGATCGAGACGCAGCCGGCGCCGATCCGCTCGCATGAATGGGCGCTGCGCGAACTCACCCGCAACCTGCTGCACAACGCCGCCAAGTACACGCCGGCCGAAGGCGTGCTGCGCGTGCGGCTGCACGCCGACGGCCGCCACGCGGCGCTCGTCATCAGCGATTCCGGGCCCGGCATTTCGCCGGAGCTGCGCACCAAGCTCTTCCAGCCGTTCGCCGCCGGCAGCGTCAACGGCGGCTCGGGGCTGGGGCTTGCGATCTGCCGCGAGATCGTCGACGTGCTCGGGGGCAGCATCGCGCTGGAGAACCGCTACGCCGCAGGCCGCATCGTCGGCCTGGACACGACCGTGAGACTCGCGCTGCACGAAAACCCTCCACCGGCGTGA
- a CDS encoding TetR/AcrR family transcriptional regulator, with the protein MPPRTPAPSPRRRTQTERKQDAEQRLLDSAVELIGRKGVSGLTLSEVGEMAGYSRGLVSHHYGSREAFIRVVAQSLRQRFIDAEQQTHPAPGFEALIANVELYLSGSSPISRAVNVMLTEAIVGGGSLLEDMRSFTATSRKYFAHQIRAGIERGEMRKDLDPEAQAVMILGMLRGVAAQALLDDKVQKTKLRAEIVATIRRMLAA; encoded by the coding sequence ATGCCCCCGCGCACGCCCGCTCCGTCGCCAAGACGCCGCACCCAGACAGAACGCAAACAAGACGCCGAACAACGCCTGCTCGACAGCGCCGTCGAGCTGATCGGGCGCAAGGGGGTGAGCGGCCTCACGCTCAGCGAAGTGGGCGAGATGGCGGGCTACAGCCGGGGGCTGGTGTCGCACCACTACGGCAGCCGCGAGGCGTTCATCCGCGTCGTGGCGCAGTCTCTGCGCCAGCGTTTCATCGATGCCGAACAGCAGACGCACCCCGCGCCGGGGTTCGAGGCGCTCATCGCCAACGTGGAGCTGTACCTGTCGGGCAGCAGCCCCATCTCGCGGGCGGTCAACGTGATGCTCACCGAGGCCATCGTCGGTGGTGGCAGCCTGCTCGAAGACATGCGCAGCTTCACCGCCACCTCGCGCAAGTACTTCGCCCACCAGATCCGCGCGGGCATCGAGCGCGGCGAGATGCGCAAGGACCTCGACCCCGAAGCTCAGGCGGTGATGATCCTGGGCATGCTGCGCGGCGTGGCGGCGCAGGCCTTGCTCGACGACAAGGTGCAGAAGACCAAGCTGCGCGCCGAGATCGTGGCGACGATCCGGCGCATGCTGGCGGCCTGA
- a CDS encoding class I SAM-dependent methyltransferase codes for MATTRHGDGSAGDANYGRIGGGYAQYRQPEPQIAALIRRALGDAKTVLNVGAGAGSYEPRDLAVTAVEPSASMRAQRPPQWPAAVDAQAESLPFADRSFDAAMATFTVHQWADLGAGLREMRRVTRGPVVVMSCAPDELDRFWLQDYAPEAIEVEARRYPRIDEIAALLGGRVEVQPVPIPLMCSDGFGEAYYGRPERLLDAGARQACSAWSFVSDEVVQRFVTTLQRDLDSGVWDRRHGHLRRQPHFEGSLKLVVAHAEG; via the coding sequence ATGGCGACCACGCGGCATGGGGACGGCAGCGCAGGCGATGCGAACTACGGCCGCATCGGTGGCGGTTACGCGCAGTATCGACAGCCGGAGCCGCAGATTGCCGCGTTGATCCGGCGTGCGCTGGGCGACGCGAAGACGGTGCTCAACGTCGGCGCGGGCGCGGGCTCGTACGAGCCGCGCGACCTGGCGGTGACCGCGGTCGAGCCATCGGCTTCGATGCGCGCGCAACGCCCGCCGCAGTGGCCCGCGGCCGTCGACGCGCAGGCGGAGTCGCTGCCGTTTGCTGACCGCAGTTTCGACGCCGCGATGGCCACCTTCACCGTTCACCAATGGGCCGACCTCGGCGCCGGGCTGCGCGAGATGCGACGGGTGACGCGCGGCCCGGTCGTGGTGATGAGCTGCGCGCCCGATGAGCTCGACCGCTTCTGGCTGCAGGACTACGCGCCCGAGGCGATCGAGGTCGAAGCGCGCCGCTACCCGCGCATCGACGAGATCGCAGCGCTGCTCGGCGGTCGGGTCGAGGTGCAGCCGGTGCCGATCCCGCTGATGTGCAGCGATGGCTTCGGCGAGGCCTACTACGGCCGCCCGGAGCGGCTGCTCGACGCCGGCGCGCGCCAGGCATGTTCGGCCTGGAGCTTCGTCTCGGACGAGGTGGTGCAGCGCTTCGTCACCACACTCCAACGCGACCTCGACAGCGGCGTCTGGGACCGCCGCCACGGCCACCTGCGCCGGCAGCCGCATTTCGAAGGTTCACTCAAGCTGGTGGTGGCGCACGCCGAAGGCTGA